The Leptospira fletcheri genome includes a region encoding these proteins:
- a CDS encoding LBL_2463 family protein, translated as MFISQEIEREESPAGVSMYWKNESLECWKVNAWSGAPLISRIKEFLKKANEEVGNQDSEWRTFDLDPWSVWFAMMKGEEIFSVMRVVEKRPNNLIPLEIGVIHGSEPRRYAVLDRNVADWNSVAFLRTPRGSYAAFLNCGCVADYCVKRNYSRVFGMYSPFRKGIERVYLASGAIHCVEYPGPIYFPNFLCNGELVLFKTIEIPKKSLLEIASFINLNKAQACQLLHRIMSSH; from the coding sequence ATGTTTATATCGCAAGAAATAGAAAGAGAAGAATCTCCAGCCGGGGTTTCGATGTATTGGAAAAACGAATCCCTGGAATGTTGGAAAGTGAATGCCTGGTCAGGCGCACCTTTGATTTCGAGAATTAAGGAATTTTTAAAGAAGGCAAACGAAGAAGTGGGCAACCAGGATTCGGAATGGCGCACGTTCGATCTAGATCCTTGGTCCGTCTGGTTCGCGATGATGAAGGGGGAAGAAATTTTTTCCGTTATGCGAGTCGTCGAAAAGCGCCCCAATAATCTGATTCCTCTAGAGATCGGAGTCATCCACGGATCCGAACCTCGTAGATACGCAGTGCTGGATAGAAACGTTGCCGACTGGAATTCCGTCGCTTTTTTAAGAACACCTAGAGGATCGTATGCGGCTTTTCTGAATTGCGGATGCGTCGCCGATTATTGCGTTAAGCGCAATTATTCCAGGGTTTTCGGAATGTACAGTCCTTTTCGCAAAGGGATCGAGAGAGTGTATCTTGCATCCGGTGCGATACATTGTGTCGAATACCCGGGACCGATTTACTTTCCGAATTTTCTTTGCAACGGGGAATTAGTACTATTTAAAACGATAGAAATTCCTAAAAAAAGTTTGCTTGAAATTGCCTCTTTTATTAATTTAAATAAGGCTCAAGCATGTCAATTATTGCATCGGATAATGTCGTCGCATTGA
- a CDS encoding LIC10906 family membrane protein, translating to MSIIASDNVVALNLCAALFFVAFGALILIPTPRRAVQIQFGMMTTFMGFWFSSFILREVVPYSWLNALINLGLAASIPAPFLIYLISLSYNSKSYKPNWKWLAPHLVLISFFLEESLRLNVLTLISNPGESVRFTGTFVYPGILLHSLLLFVIAIYKFGRNAIHSRGKTRASSVLLLLGLLPPILAVGWYIWINPTRYGIFSGEQAAIGSILGIFIWTVAIVNCNAFKLRTFSVYEPELPHFVRLTKPIYGFFYKLTDPADYEVQDHARKRRLTMSMIAHDYRLGEAMDLPYRERADILVKIFGKHFK from the coding sequence ATGTCAATTATTGCATCGGATAATGTCGTCGCATTGAATTTGTGTGCGGCCCTTTTCTTCGTAGCTTTCGGAGCTTTGATTCTGATTCCGACTCCGAGGAGGGCCGTGCAGATCCAGTTCGGAATGATGACTACGTTTATGGGGTTTTGGTTCTCCTCCTTTATCCTGAGAGAAGTGGTTCCTTATTCCTGGTTGAATGCGCTTATCAATTTGGGATTAGCCGCAAGTATACCCGCGCCTTTTTTGATCTATCTCATTTCCCTATCCTATAACTCGAAGTCCTATAAGCCGAATTGGAAGTGGCTGGCACCTCATCTCGTTCTGATTTCTTTTTTTCTGGAAGAAAGTCTGAGATTGAACGTGCTGACTTTAATATCCAACCCGGGGGAATCAGTAAGGTTTACCGGTACTTTTGTGTATCCAGGCATTCTGTTGCATTCTCTGTTATTATTCGTGATTGCTATTTACAAATTCGGAAGGAACGCGATTCATTCTCGGGGAAAGACGAGAGCGAGTTCCGTTCTTCTCCTACTCGGCCTTCTCCCTCCCATTCTTGCCGTAGGTTGGTACATCTGGATCAATCCGACTCGTTACGGGATTTTTTCGGGGGAACAGGCTGCGATCGGCTCCATCTTAGGGATCTTCATTTGGACCGTAGCGATCGTAAATTGCAACGCTTTCAAGCTGAGAACTTTTTCCGTATACGAGCCGGAATTACCTCATTTCGTCCGCTTGACCAAGCCGATTTACGGTTTCTTTTACAAATTGACCGATCCTGCGGATTACGAAGTGCAGGATCATGCGAGAAAGAGACGCTTAACGATGAGTATGATCGCTCACGATTATCGTTTGGGAGAGGCGATGGATTTGCCTTACCGGGAGCGCGCCGATATCCTTGTGAAGATCTTCGGCAAACATTTCAAATAG
- a CDS encoding ATP-binding response regulator — MKKWPQILIVEDENIVARDLKHRLMNIGYKPPIIATKGAEAVRIAKEVRPDIMIFDIMLSNSVIDGIEAAAEIRSEIDVPLIYLTAYADDYSVIRSKATEPYGYILKPFQTRELHIAIEMALYKHSMDQELKRQQSMLSSILDSIPEGLIATDLEGNVTFMNPYSEKLTGWTSLEGKGRNVRELFQLVSTVEKDISLDPISSLLSGNGSRIYFKNVILVNRQGKRKWVDCVTKTILQENKISGILFLFQSMTD; from the coding sequence ATGAAAAAGTGGCCGCAGATTCTGATCGTCGAAGACGAGAATATCGTCGCAAGAGATCTAAAGCATAGGCTCATGAATATCGGATACAAACCTCCGATTATCGCCACGAAAGGAGCGGAAGCCGTACGGATCGCGAAGGAGGTTCGACCGGACATCATGATTTTCGATATCATGCTGTCCAACAGCGTCATCGACGGGATCGAAGCCGCTGCGGAAATCCGTTCCGAGATCGACGTTCCGTTAATCTATCTTACCGCCTACGCTGACGATTATTCCGTGATTCGGTCCAAGGCGACGGAACCTTACGGATATATTCTGAAACCGTTTCAGACTAGGGAATTGCATATCGCCATAGAGATGGCTCTTTACAAACATTCCATGGACCAGGAGTTAAAGCGGCAGCAAAGTATGTTATCTTCCATTCTGGACAGTATTCCGGAAGGACTCATCGCCACGGATCTAGAGGGAAACGTAACGTTTATGAATCCGTATTCGGAAAAACTGACCGGTTGGACGAGTTTGGAAGGGAAAGGGAGAAACGTCCGGGAACTTTTTCAACTGGTATCGACCGTGGAAAAGGATATCAGTCTGGATCCGATTTCCTCACTTTTATCCGGTAACGGCTCGCGTATCTATTTCAAAAACGTGATTCTTGTAAATAGACAGGGAAAGAGAAAATGGGTGGATTGCGTCACGAAGACGATTCTGCAGGAAAATAAAATTTCCGGGATCTTATTTCTTTTTCAAAGCATGACGGATTGA
- a CDS encoding histidine kinase dimerization/phosphoacceptor domain -containing protein: MDSNHKVDILVVDDNPENLRILEHIFANLEVRIVKAQSGVEALKALLEPDDFALIFMDVRMPGLDGFEVASLIRQREKCAHIPIIFLTAYGGSETGMFKGYSLGAVDFLVKPIAPEILRSKVSVFVELYKKNKMLAYQEEMLRQSRDQLELRVKERTRELHRVNEELVKEIAERTRAESALKVSLREKEILLREIHHRVKNNLQVVSSILSLQGNYITDRKSYEIFEDSQFRIRSIALIHELLYQNEDLARMNFRQYLNNLVSNLLRTYRIDSRISFEIDADQVFLSLDSAIHCGLIVTELVTNSLKYGFKEQDSGKVSIQMKALENESYIMTVADDGVGFPQDVDFKKTDSLGLQLVNALAEQIEGTLTLDREGGTKFRLEFRDKGKAVE; this comes from the coding sequence ATGGATTCGAATCACAAGGTAGATATCCTGGTGGTGGACGATAATCCCGAAAATCTCAGGATCTTAGAACACATTTTCGCAAATCTTGAAGTAAGGATCGTGAAGGCTCAGTCCGGAGTCGAGGCGTTGAAGGCGCTATTGGAACCGGACGATTTTGCTCTGATCTTTATGGATGTGCGTATGCCCGGACTGGACGGTTTCGAAGTGGCTTCTTTGATCCGACAGAGGGAGAAATGCGCGCATATTCCGATCATCTTTTTGACCGCCTACGGAGGCAGTGAGACGGGAATGTTCAAAGGATATTCCTTAGGAGCGGTGGATTTTTTGGTCAAACCGATCGCGCCGGAAATCCTAAGATCCAAAGTTTCCGTATTCGTGGAATTATATAAGAAAAATAAAATGCTAGCCTATCAGGAGGAGATGCTGAGGCAGAGCCGGGACCAACTGGAACTCAGAGTCAAGGAAAGGACGAGGGAACTTCATCGGGTAAACGAGGAATTGGTCAAGGAAATTGCGGAGCGTACGAGAGCCGAGAGCGCTCTGAAAGTATCCCTACGAGAAAAGGAGATACTATTGCGGGAAATCCATCATAGGGTAAAAAATAATCTGCAAGTAGTTTCCAGCATTTTGAGTCTGCAAGGGAATTATATTACGGATCGGAAATCCTACGAGATTTTCGAGGACTCCCAGTTCAGAATCAGATCCATCGCGCTCATCCACGAACTGCTTTATCAAAACGAGGATCTGGCAAGGATGAATTTCCGCCAGTATTTGAATAACCTGGTCTCCAATCTGCTCCGCACGTATCGGATCGATTCCAGAATCTCGTTCGAGATCGACGCGGATCAAGTGTTTTTAAGTCTGGATTCCGCCATCCATTGCGGGTTGATCGTCACGGAACTCGTTACGAATTCCTTAAAATACGGATTTAAGGAACAAGATTCCGGTAAAGTGTCCATTCAAATGAAAGCGTTGGAAAACGAATCTTATATAATGACCGTAGCCGACGACGGAGTCGGTTTTCCCCAGGATGTAGATTTCAAAAAAACGGATTCGCTCGGACTGCAGCTCGTGAACGCTCTTGCTGAGCAGATAGAAGGCACTTTGACTTTGGATCGGGAAGGCGGAACCAAATTCAGATTGGAATTCAGGGACAAAGGGAAAGCCGTAGAATGA